A segment of the Ipomoea triloba cultivar NCNSP0323 chromosome 1, ASM357664v1 genome:
ATATAATATGTTAGTTGCAAGTATATCATCTTAACATcattgtataatttgccaaatttATACTCTTTTGAAAAGTCTAATTATGTACTTATGTCCTTCTCAATAATAGAAGTATAGTATACGTTTTGaaccttatttttttaaattactaaaaaataataagatatgttattttacatttttatattaaatgaaatttaataaattaaagtgaaaatatataaatatatcatcgaactatttataaaataataattaagccaTTGAATTCGAAAATTACTCCAAATCAATCCATGAACTCATTAAAAGGTTACGTTTAGCATTTCAAACCAATCCACGAACTAAGTTTGTGGATTAATTCGGagcttttttaaatttagtggtTTATTTGCTGTTTTTCAAATAGTGGATTGccatttgttttaattttttccgcGTAAAATAGTGAGAGGTTCCACTCCAGTCGTCCTCAATGCATAGGTTTTTCCACACAACTGAACAATAATGTTACTACGTAGCTCGTACGTTTAATTTGtggaataataattaaaaaacatatCTAGCTTCCAAGTCCTTTTTTTTGCTTGTCAACTACTTTATATGATGTCCCCAAAGTGACGATCAAGTAGTTCTAAACTTCTAATATGGGGCGTTCTGATAATCTTCTAAATAAGAAACCACTAactcaataaaaataacaaagaattATATATGGATCCTCATCCTCCATTCACATCCTTATTTGTGCTAATCAGTCTGTTAACCGGAGTTACCTCCCAACTTCTCGGACAGTTATGTCCCAACACCTCTAGTAGTACTTATGCTCCTAACAGCACTTATCGAGCAAACCTCGATGTTCTCCTCTCCGCCCTTTCTTCCAACGCCAACCGCACAGACGGCTTTTACAACACCACCGTCGGGGGGCGCAACGCCGCCGTGTACGGCCTGTTCATGTGCCGGGGCGATGTCTCCGCCGCCGTTTGCAGCGCGTGTGTAAGCGACGCCACCGTAACCGTATTGCAGCAATGCCCCAACCAAATGACTGCAACTATTTGGTACGATTACTGTATGTTGCGTTACTCCGACGGCCCTGTATACGGGAGGCCCGACCCGTCTTCTGTTATTTTTATTCTGCGTAACACTCTGAACGATTCTCAGCCGGATCGGTTCATGGAGTCTGTGAGAAAGACGTTGGATTGGGTGGTTTCTCTAGTGGTCAACGATGAATCCCCCCACAAGAAATTTGCGACTCGAGAAGATAACATTAGTGCATCCGAGAGGATCTACTGTCTTGGGCAGTGCCGGCCGGATCTTTCCAGGTTGGATTGCCGGAGATGCCTGAGCAATGGTGTCCAACAACTGCGAACTCCAACAATGGGTGCTAGAACTATCACCGCAGACTGTAGTATTAGGTATGAGGTTTACCCTTTCTACAATAGCACAGCCGCCTCTGCGCCACCGCTGGCCGCCGGTGAAGGTAAACCTTAATTTCTTGATTCAGTTCACTACTCAACTCGTTTAACTTGTACTGTACTATAATTACTTAACTTCATTAATTAAAGGACAAAAGATATAAAGATAAGAGTGTTTATTTAAAGAACATAAAGTGACAATCTTGTAATTGTACTAATTACTTGGAGATAGTACAAGAAATGCTTCAAGGAGACATTGGATGGCTCAACAAGACCATTATTATTTAAACTAGTAATTCTCACCAACTCCACTCAAATAGGGCCATACACAAGAATACATCTTTCCCTAATCTACATGTGGACCAACCACAAGAGCCAAACCCAGAGACCGATCCCGGGAGCCGGAGGCCAACCCTGAAAGTCAACCCCCAGAGAGGGACCCGGGGAGTCGACTCGGAAGCCAATCCCGAGAGTCCAACCCCGGGAACCAACCCGAAGGCCGACCATGAAAGAAGACCCCGCGGGGCGACCCGACCACTTAACCTCATATCTAACCACCTTGGGCCAACCTCGTGGTTTGCCTTGTCCACCTCGAATTGCTCTCACGGTCGACCTTGGACTGACTTCGTGATATTAAGCCCGTATGTAACAGGTTTGCCCTCGCGGTTGACCTTGGACCGACTTCGGAGCAAAGAAAGTGTTAGTTGTTACCCGTACAGAGACTaacaaatttcttatatttagagacttaatttaataaatataatatatttccgGCCTACCGAAGGCTCCACCACTAAAGCTCCAACCACAACCTACCATATGAAAGtgcaacttggtgccactagatcTCTTAGCTATCTTGGTGAGATCTACTTTCtttgatattataaaattgGATTcccattaattaaaattttgataagtcAAAAATTACACCAAACATGAGATTAATTTTTCcaccttttaaattttaagaaaatttgaaCTTTCATGGTTACCAAATATGAATTAAGTTGTAGTTGCTAATTTATGTTAAGGTTGTCGTGGAGTCTTCCTTTCATCAGTGCCAATAGAAAATTTTCAGTGTAGTCTTTCTCTGTTCATGCAGGAAACAGAGGAAATTCATCTTCAAAAGTGATTATTGCCATTGTAGTTCCGGTCATTGGGATTATATTCTTCATTGCAATCTTCTGTTTTGTGAGAGTTAGAAAAGTCAGGAAACAAAATACTACAACAGAGCAAACAGGTTAAGTACCAGATTGGTTAGGATTTAAGTTTATCTATACTACTTTTGTTTGTGTTACAATATTCACCAGTCAAGTCTTTTAGATTTACAATATCTATTCTCCATCTTTCCTGCAGATGTGTCTGGAATCTCAACAGAGGGTTGCTTGCAGTACGATCTTGCTACTATTCAAGTTATTACATCGAATTTCTCCCCTGAAAATAAAATTGGCGAAGGTGGATACGGTTACGTATACAAAGTAATTAAAGTCTCTGACTTGATTTATAACATCAATATAttcgctcattttagtccattCTAATTGTTTGTTGATTACTAACACTTAGGGAAAGCTTCTCAACGGACAAGAGGTAGCTGTAAAACGACTTTCAAAAAGTTCGGGACAAGgaactcaagaattcaagacgGAAGTTGAAGTTGTTGCCAAGCTTCAACATAGAAATTTAGTTAGGCTATTGGGCTTTTGCTCCGAGggagaagaaaaaatattaatctaTGAATTTGTGCCTAATAAAAGCCTTGACTACTTTTTATTTGGTTAGTTTCAAACCTTTTTTTCTTATGTTTCTAATCTCATGTTCTTAAATTAAGTGGTTTACACAATTTGCCTATCCTTGAGACAaatattttgttacttatatatGCAGAACCTAAAAAGAGGCACCTATTGGATTGGTCAAGGCGTTACAAGATTATAGAAGGGATAGCACGAGGACTACGATACCTTCATGAAGATTCTCGTATTAGAATCATACATCGTGATCTAAAAGCAAGTAATATATTGCTAGATGGAAATATGAACCCGAAAATAGCAGATTTTGGCATGGCTAAAATATTTGGAGTTGATCAAACCCAAGAAAATACAAACAGAGTTGTTGGAACATAGTAAGTTCTCATTTTCATCTTAGCTATGTGTAATTATATGCAATCTAATTAAGTGATAGATCTTTTGTTATTTGATTTGTTGTAGCAAAAAAATGTCATTCCTTATACCTATAGTACGTTTCATACACTTTCTGCCTATTACTGAGATCTTGTATGTATTCACTTTAATGGCGGGAAGTGGCTATATGTCTCCTGAGTATGCGATGCTTGGCCACTTCTCTGTGAAATCTGATGTTTATAGTTTTGGTGTTCTACTTTTGGAGATCGTAACCGGAAAAAGAAACGCCAACTTCAGTGATCGAAGTGGAGTACAAGATCTTCTTAGCTATGTGAGTATAAAATCCATGACAAAATTAAAGCCTCTTTAACTGCTGCAAGATCATTAGTATTGTTAACCCTTTTAACCTGAGGTGATAAATGTTGTAGGCTTGGAAACATTGGAGGGATGGCACACCTTTAGGAATAGTGGATCCAGTTCTTGGAGAATCTTACTCAAGAAATGAAGTCATCCAATGCATCCATATCGGCTTGTTATGCATTCAAGAAAATATCGATGAAAGACCTACAATGGGAAATGTTGACCTCATGCTTAATAGTTATTCTATTACTAAATCAGTCCCTCGTGAACCAGCATTTTTCTATAGTGGAAGATCATCAGAGCAGAGAGGGGTAGAGTCAAATAAGTCTATGAGCAAGTCAATGCCATGGTCTGTAAATGAAATGTCCATTACTGAGCTAGGCCCAAGATGAGGGAGAGAACCAT
Coding sequences within it:
- the LOC116032947 gene encoding cysteine-rich receptor-like protein kinase 10 encodes the protein MQSCCYSRLSATALSLDCNMKYATEPFYNISTAAPPRAPPPILPPPPPPPPTSSTSAGNKGNSSSKLIIAIVVPVIGVTLFIAIFCFVRIKKEKKSKTTAQTKEDVSGISTEEFSQYDFATIQAITNDFSNENKIGQGGYGSVYKGKLPNGLEVAIKRLSRNSRQGAQEFKNEVGVVAKLQHKNLVRLLGFCSEREEKILIYEFVPNRSLDYFLFDNEKKHPLNWSRRYKIIEGITRGLLYLHEDSRLRIIHRDLKASNILLDKEMNPKIADFGMAKIFGVDQTQGNTSRIVGTYGYMSPEYVIHGQFSVKSDVYSFGVLLLEIIAGERNSNFAESTGPQDLLSYAWKHWRDNTPLEILDPVLGESYSRNEVIQCIHIGLLCVQEDIEERPTMANVVLMLNSHSITRSSPGEPGFFFRGRSEPNGTESDQSRSKSLPFSVNEVSISELDPRAAKHKLYMDPHPPFTSLFVLISLLTGVTSQLLGQLCPNTSSSTYAPNSTYRANLDVLLSALSSNANRTDGFYNTTVGGRNAAVYGLFMCRGDVSAAVCSACVSDATVTVLQQCPNQMTATIWYDYCMLRYSDGPVYGRPDPSSVIFILRNTLNDSQPDRFMESVRKTLDWVVSLVVNDESPHKKFATREDNISASERIYCLGQCRPDLSRLDCRRCLSNGVQQLRTPTMGARTITADCSIRYEVYPFYNSTAASAPPLAAGEGNRGNSSSKVIIAIVVPVIGIIFFIAIFCFVRVRKVRKQNTTTEQTDVSGISTEGCLQYDLATIQVITSNFSPENKIGEGGYGYVYKGKLLNGQEVAVKRLSKSSGQGTQEFKTEVEVVAKLQHRNLVRLLGFCSEGEEKILIYEFVPNKSLDYFLFEPKKRHLLDWSRRYKIIEGIARGLRYLHEDSRIRIIHRDLKASNILLDGNMNPKIADFGMAKIFGVDQTQENTNRVVGTYKKMSFLIPIVRFIHFLPITEILYVFTLMAGSGYMSPEYAMLGHFSVKSDVYSFGVLLLEIVTGKRNANFSDRSGVQDLLSYAWKHWRDGTPLGIVDPVLGESYSRNEVIQCIHIGLLCIQENIDERPTMGNVDLMLNSYSITKSVPREPAFFYSGRSSEQRGVESNKSMSKSMPWSVNEMSITELGPR